One Companilactobacillus farciminis KCTC 3681 = DSM 20184 genomic window, AACTTCTGCCAAAGAGGACAGTGCCCTGGATGTGCTAGAAAAAGATACATTGTTGAAGAACACTTCGGATGTAGCAGAAAGATTGTCATCACTTGAAGGAAAATTGAGTGATAATGACATGAAGCAATACGAATTAATTACTGGTGTGTTGGATTATTGGAAGGGTAACTTTGATGCCTCATTGTTTACCCTTGATAAAGTTTTGCAGTATACCAAATCAGCTGATGATGATATTTATACTTTGTTAGCTTATTTGTTCAAAGGACTAGATTATTTAGGACAAGAACATAATGACCGCGCGCAATACTATTTCCAAATGATTTCTAACGCTTGTGATGAGGATGTCGAACTCAAAAATGCCAATGAATTGGAAATCCTCTTTATTTGCAAGACTTTAGCTGGTTCGTTTGCAGAAATGCAATCTTATCAAACATCATTTGACTTCAGTCAACGTGGTTTAAAATTCGCAAATGAAAAACATGTTTCATATTTCTTGGATGAACTAAATTACTTTGCTGCCTTGTCAATCAAAGATGATAAGAGCAAAAAGGCCGATTATGAAACTTTCAACAACTTGGCTTATTACTTAGCTAAAGTGAATGAAAATAGTGATTTATTGAAGAAGATAGATCATAAATAAAATTAAAAATCATCGGATTATTCAATCTGGTGATTTTTTTTATAAATAAATGTGTAAGCTCAATTATTGTAATATTTGTTTAAACATCATATCATTTAATTAGTCTAAGGAGACTAAGGAAGTTTAAAAAATGAAAAAG contains:
- a CDS encoding helix-turn-helix domain-containing protein; the protein is MITIYIFLSGGIVLLINVITIDGSVLPLFLGSIIYNKRREMNLTQIELADDICTQNTISKIEKHNIAPTVNILIKICLKLNLTLNDVFSDFSSKTSAKEDSALDVLEKDTLLKNTSDVAERLSSLEGKLSDNDMKQYELITGVLDYWKGNFDASLFTLDKVLQYTKSADDDIYTLLAYLFKGLDYLGQEHNDRAQYYFQMISNACDEDVELKNANELEILFICKTLAGSFAEMQSYQTSFDFSQRGLKFANEKHVSYFLDELNYFAALSIKDDKSKKADYETFNNLAYYLAKVNENSDLLKKIDHK